The following are from one region of the Streptomyces fradiae genome:
- a CDS encoding thymidine phosphorylase, which produces MDVISVIRTKRDKGELSPEQIDWVIDAYTRGEVADEQMSALAMAILLNGMDREEIARWTAAMIASGERMNFDSLSRPTADKHSTGGVGDKITLPLAPLVAACGAAVPQLSGRGLGHTGGTLDKLESIPGWRALLSNEEMLHVLDTTGAVICAAGDGLAPADKKLYALRDVTGTVEAIPLIASSIMSKKIAEGTGSLVLDVKVGTGAFMKNIDDARELASTMVALGTDSGVKTVALLTDMSTPLGLTAGNALEVRESVEVLAGGGPADVVELTIALAREMLDAAGVKDADPAKALADGSAMDVWRRMIAAQGGDPDATLPVAREQHVVTAPSTGVLTRLDAYDIGIAAWRLGAGRARKEDPVQAGAGVELHAKPGDTVTAGQPLLTLHTDTPEKFDYALKSLTDAWDIAEPGAKFTPNPIVLDRIA; this is translated from the coding sequence ATGGACGTCATCTCCGTCATCCGCACGAAGCGGGACAAGGGCGAGCTGAGCCCCGAGCAGATCGACTGGGTCATCGACGCCTACACCCGCGGGGAGGTCGCCGACGAGCAGATGTCCGCGCTCGCCATGGCGATCCTGCTCAACGGCATGGACCGCGAGGAGATCGCCCGCTGGACGGCGGCGATGATCGCGTCCGGCGAGCGCATGAACTTCGACTCGCTGTCCCGCCCGACCGCCGACAAGCACTCCACCGGCGGCGTCGGCGACAAGATCACCCTGCCGCTCGCCCCGCTGGTCGCCGCGTGCGGCGCGGCCGTCCCGCAGCTCTCCGGCCGCGGCCTCGGCCACACCGGCGGCACCCTCGACAAGCTGGAGTCCATCCCCGGCTGGCGCGCGCTGCTTTCCAACGAGGAGATGCTGCACGTCCTCGACACCACCGGCGCGGTGATCTGCGCGGCCGGTGACGGCCTGGCCCCGGCCGACAAGAAGCTCTACGCCCTGCGTGACGTCACCGGAACGGTCGAGGCGATCCCGCTGATCGCGTCGTCCATCATGTCGAAGAAGATCGCCGAGGGCACCGGCTCGCTGGTCCTCGACGTCAAGGTCGGCACCGGCGCCTTCATGAAGAACATCGACGACGCGCGCGAGCTGGCCTCCACCATGGTCGCGCTCGGCACCGACAGCGGCGTCAAGACGGTCGCGCTGCTCACCGACATGTCCACCCCGCTCGGCCTCACCGCCGGCAACGCCCTTGAGGTCCGCGAGTCCGTCGAGGTCCTCGCCGGCGGCGGCCCGGCCGACGTCGTCGAGCTCACCATCGCGCTCGCCCGCGAGATGCTCGACGCGGCCGGCGTCAAGGACGCCGACCCGGCGAAGGCCCTCGCCGACGGCTCCGCGATGGACGTCTGGCGCCGCATGATCGCCGCCCAGGGCGGCGACCCGGACGCCACCCTCCCGGTCGCCCGCGAGCAGCACGTCGTCACCGCCCCCTCCACCGGCGTCCTGACCCGCCTCGACGCCTACGACATCGGCATCGCCGCCTGGCGCCTCGGCGCCGGCCGCGCCCGCAAGGAGGACCCGGTCCAGGCCGGCGCCGGCGTCGAACTCCACGCCAAGCCGGGCGACACCGTCACCGCGGGCCAGCCCCTGCTGACCCTCCACACGGACACCCCGGAGAAGTTCGACTACGCCCTGAAGTCCCTCACGGACGCCTGGGACATCGCGGAGCCGGGCGCGAAGTTCACCCCGAACCCGATCGTGCTCGACCGCATCGCGTGA
- a CDS encoding amidohydrolase, giving the protein MNQLKSREPGSGAAPAALPGTLSESLRTELIAFRRDLHMHPELGNQEFRTTAAVKARLEAAGLRPRVLPGGTGLVCDIGTWDRKRPMLAIRADLDALPIPDVKTVPYRSTEQNRAHACGHDVHTTTVLGAGLVLAELDRQGRLPAAVRLLFQPAEEVLPGGAADAVEAGVLDGVGRIIAVHCDPKVDAGKIGLRVGPITSACDRLEVTLDGPGGHTARPHLTTDLVTAAARIAVDVPAVLARRVDARSGLSVTWGRIESGHAPNVIPQHAELSGTVRCLDLPTWREAPDLVHAAIDEVATLHRAKSTVDYVRGVPPVVNDPVVTELVHDAMTARRGPDSVEDTEQSLGGEDFSWYLEHVPGAMARLGVRTPGDTRVRDLHAGDFDVDERAIQVGVELFTAAALLDGTPGR; this is encoded by the coding sequence GTGAACCAGTTGAAGTCCCGTGAGCCCGGCTCCGGAGCGGCGCCCGCAGCGCTGCCCGGAACGCTGTCCGAATCCCTGCGCACCGAACTGATCGCGTTCCGCAGGGACTTGCACATGCACCCCGAGCTCGGCAACCAGGAGTTCCGTACCACCGCCGCCGTCAAGGCCCGGCTCGAGGCCGCGGGGCTCCGCCCGCGGGTCCTGCCCGGCGGTACGGGACTCGTCTGCGACATCGGGACCTGGGACCGCAAACGCCCGATGCTGGCGATCCGCGCCGACCTGGACGCGCTGCCCATCCCGGACGTGAAGACCGTCCCGTACCGCTCCACCGAACAGAATCGCGCCCACGCCTGCGGCCACGACGTCCACACCACGACCGTCCTCGGCGCCGGGCTCGTGCTCGCCGAGCTCGACCGGCAGGGCCGCCTCCCCGCCGCCGTACGGCTGCTCTTCCAGCCCGCCGAGGAGGTGCTGCCCGGCGGGGCCGCCGACGCCGTCGAGGCGGGCGTCCTGGACGGGGTCGGCCGGATCATCGCCGTGCACTGCGACCCCAAGGTCGACGCCGGGAAGATCGGGCTGCGCGTCGGGCCCATCACCTCCGCCTGCGACCGTCTTGAGGTCACCCTCGACGGCCCCGGCGGGCACACCGCCCGCCCGCACCTCACCACCGACCTGGTCACCGCCGCCGCCCGGATCGCGGTCGACGTGCCCGCCGTGCTCGCCCGCCGGGTGGACGCCCGCTCCGGCCTCTCGGTCACCTGGGGCCGGATCGAGTCCGGGCACGCCCCCAACGTCATCCCGCAGCACGCCGAGCTCTCCGGCACCGTCCGCTGCCTCGACCTGCCCACCTGGCGCGAGGCCCCCGACCTGGTGCACGCGGCGATCGACGAGGTCGCCACGCTGCACCGCGCCAAGTCGACCGTCGACTACGTCCGCGGCGTGCCCCCGGTGGTCAACGACCCGGTCGTCACCGAGCTCGTCCATGACGCCATGACCGCCCGGCGCGGCCCGGACTCGGTCGAGGACACCGAGCAGTCCCTCGGCGGCGAGGACTTCTCCTGGTACCTGGAGCACGTCCCCGGCGCCATGGCCCGGCTCGGGGTGCGCACCCCCGGCGACACCCGGGTCCGCGACCTGCACGCGGGCGACTTCGACGTGGACGAGCGGGCCATCCAGGTCGGCGTCGAGCTGTTCACCGCGGCGGCCCTCCTCGACGGCACGCCCGGCCGCTGA
- a CDS encoding ABC transporter ATP-binding protein: MSQRHDNFAPPCPSAPTPFGQGECAINASSPPAVELHGITKRFPGVVANKDIAITVRKGTVHALIGENGAGKSTLMKILYGMQKPDEGTIAVDGEQVTFASPGDAIARGIGMVHQHFMLADNLTVLENVVLGGEKLYGIGAKARRKIQEISDAYGLGVRPDALVEDLGVADRQRVEILKVLYRGAKILILDEPTAVLVPQEVDALFDNLRELKSEGLTVIFISHKLGEVLKVADDITVIRRGTTVGTADPKTATTKQLAELMVGTELPSPETRESTVTDVPMLQVQGLTLTEAGAAAAAPLTTAAPPDPSGTVALQEITTGRKLLDDISLTIHKGEILGIAGVEGNGQTELIEALMGLNSPDAGVITLDGQNISKVSVRKRREGGIGYIPEDRHRHGLLLEAPLWENRILGHVTEAPNSKRGILDPKGARKDTERIVREYDVRTPGIDVTAASLSGGNQQKLIVGREMSHAPKFLIAAHPTRGVDVGAQAQIWDAIRDARREGLAVLLISADLDELIGLSDTLKVMYRGRLVADADPATITPEQLGSAMTGAATGQLEGTEQSEDGDAR, encoded by the coding sequence ATGTCCCAGCGGCACGATAACTTCGCCCCGCCCTGCCCGTCCGCTCCCACTCCTTTCGGCCAAGGAGAGTGCGCCATCAACGCGTCCAGCCCCCCTGCCGTAGAACTCCACGGCATCACCAAGCGCTTCCCCGGCGTCGTCGCCAACAAGGACATCGCGATCACCGTTCGCAAGGGCACCGTGCATGCCCTGATCGGTGAGAACGGTGCCGGCAAGTCGACCCTGATGAAGATCCTCTACGGCATGCAGAAGCCGGACGAGGGCACCATCGCCGTCGACGGCGAGCAGGTCACCTTCGCCAGCCCCGGTGACGCCATCGCCCGCGGCATCGGCATGGTGCACCAGCACTTCATGCTCGCCGACAACCTCACCGTCCTGGAGAACGTCGTCCTCGGCGGCGAGAAGCTCTACGGCATCGGTGCCAAGGCCCGCCGGAAGATCCAGGAGATCTCCGACGCGTACGGCCTCGGCGTCCGCCCCGACGCACTGGTCGAGGACCTCGGCGTCGCCGACCGGCAGCGCGTGGAGATCCTCAAGGTCCTCTACCGCGGCGCCAAGATCCTCATCCTCGACGAGCCGACCGCGGTCCTCGTCCCGCAGGAGGTCGACGCGCTCTTCGACAACCTGCGCGAGCTCAAGTCCGAGGGCCTGACCGTCATCTTCATCTCGCACAAGCTGGGCGAGGTCCTGAAGGTCGCCGACGACATCACCGTCATCCGGCGCGGCACCACGGTCGGCACCGCCGACCCGAAGACCGCCACCACCAAGCAGCTCGCCGAGCTGATGGTCGGCACCGAGCTGCCCTCCCCGGAGACCCGCGAGTCGACCGTCACCGACGTGCCGATGCTGCAGGTCCAGGGCCTGACCCTGACCGAGGCCGGCGCCGCCGCGGCCGCCCCGCTGACCACCGCCGCGCCCCCGGACCCGTCCGGCACCGTCGCGCTGCAGGAGATCACCACCGGCCGCAAGCTGCTCGACGACATCTCGCTCACCATCCACAAGGGCGAGATCCTCGGCATCGCCGGCGTCGAGGGCAACGGCCAGACCGAGCTCATCGAGGCCCTCATGGGTCTGAACAGCCCCGACGCGGGCGTCATCACCCTCGACGGCCAGAACATCTCCAAGGTCTCGGTGCGCAAGCGCCGCGAGGGCGGCATCGGCTACATCCCCGAGGACCGCCACCGCCACGGCCTGCTCCTGGAGGCCCCGCTCTGGGAGAACCGCATCCTCGGCCACGTCACCGAGGCGCCCAACTCCAAGCGCGGCATCCTCGACCCGAAGGGCGCCCGCAAGGACACCGAGCGGATCGTCCGCGAGTACGACGTGCGCACCCCCGGCATCGACGTCACCGCGGCCTCGCTCTCCGGCGGCAACCAGCAGAAGCTGATCGTCGGCCGCGAGATGAGCCACGCCCCGAAGTTCCTGATCGCCGCCCACCCCACCCGCGGTGTGGACGTCGGCGCCCAGGCGCAGATCTGGGACGCGATCCGCGACGCCCGCCGCGAGGGCCTGGCGGTGCTGCTGATCTCCGCCGACCTCGACGAGCTGATCGGCCTGTCCGACACCCTCAAGGTCATGTACCGCGGCCGGCTCGTCGCGGACGCCGACCCCGCCACCATCACGCCCGAGCAGCTCGGCTCCGCCATGACCGGCGCGGCCACCGGCCAGCTCGAAGGCACCGAGCAGTCCGAAGACGGTGACGCCCGATGA
- a CDS encoding ABC transporter permease has product MMKFDKDKLIIGAAGPVLALVSSFVLTMLVLLATGLDPIEPIQLMIDNAGFSDIQVLIVNQTGIYYLAALAVAIGFRMNLFNIGVDGQYRLAAMVSALIGASVELPGPLHILVIVLTAMLTGAIWSGIAGILKTTRGVSEVVSTIMLNAIATSLVAWLILPKNFGVQPAGSNNLTTGEIAESGWFPGIDMGEGNGVIYGFTFVALALGVVYWFVLNRTKFGFDLRATGASESAAQASGVDAKKMILTSMLLSGALAGLSGMPTLLGETHTYSLDFPVGVGFTAITIALLGRNHPVGIFFAALLFAFLEKASSSLDVEGYPKEITQIMQGIIVIAVVVSYELVRRYGLRRQQQKVGEQLAAGGALKTDKEVAA; this is encoded by the coding sequence ATGATGAAATTCGACAAGGACAAGCTGATCATCGGGGCCGCCGGCCCGGTGCTCGCGCTGGTCTCCTCGTTCGTGCTCACCATGCTGGTGCTGCTCGCCACGGGCCTCGACCCGATCGAGCCGATCCAGCTGATGATCGACAACGCCGGGTTCTCGGACATCCAGGTCCTGATCGTCAACCAGACCGGGATCTACTACCTGGCAGCCCTGGCCGTCGCCATCGGCTTCCGGATGAACCTCTTCAACATCGGCGTCGACGGCCAGTACCGGCTCGCCGCGATGGTCTCCGCCCTCATCGGCGCGTCCGTCGAGCTGCCCGGCCCGCTGCACATCCTGGTCATCGTGCTCACCGCGATGCTCACCGGTGCCATCTGGTCCGGCATCGCCGGCATCCTGAAGACCACCCGCGGGGTCTCCGAGGTCGTCTCGACGATCATGCTCAACGCCATCGCGACCTCGCTGGTGGCCTGGCTGATCCTGCCGAAGAACTTCGGCGTCCAGCCGGCCGGCTCCAACAACCTCACCACCGGTGAGATCGCCGAGTCCGGCTGGTTCCCGGGCATCGACATGGGCGAGGGCAACGGCGTCATCTACGGCTTCACCTTCGTCGCGCTCGCGCTCGGCGTCGTCTACTGGTTCGTCCTCAACCGCACCAAGTTCGGCTTCGACCTGCGCGCCACCGGCGCCAGCGAGTCCGCCGCCCAGGCCAGCGGTGTCGACGCCAAGAAGATGATCCTCACCTCGATGCTGCTCTCCGGCGCGCTCGCCGGTCTGTCGGGCATGCCGACCCTGCTCGGCGAGACCCACACGTACAGCCTCGACTTCCCGGTCGGTGTCGGCTTCACCGCCATCACCATCGCGCTGCTCGGCCGCAACCACCCGGTCGGCATCTTCTTCGCGGCCCTGCTCTTCGCCTTCCTGGAGAAGGCCTCGTCGTCGCTCGACGTGGAGGGCTATCCGAAGGAGATCACCCAGATCATGCAGGGCATCATCGTGATCGCCGTGGTCGTCTCCTACGAGCTCGTCCGCCGTTACGGCCTCCGCCGCCAGCAGCAGAAGGTCGGCGAGCAGCTGGCCGCCGGCGGCGCCCTCAAGACCGACAAGGAGGTGGCGGCATGA
- a CDS encoding BMP family protein, translated as MRRITRITTVGIASAALALSATACGKSSTDSGSSSSSSAGATKVAIAYDIGGRGDQSFNDAAYAGLKQAEDDLGVKGSEAEPSAGEGDADKVQRLTALARAGNNPVIGVGFAYAPAIEKVAKQFPKTTFGLIDDTSKTGPNIANLVFNEEQGSYLAGVAAAKASKTGTVGFIGGVEVPLIKKFEAGFTQGVKATNPKAKVLTQYLTQPPNFDGFSKPDLGKAAAQGQLDKGADVIYAAAGLAGSGAIEATAKAGKWAIGVDSDQYNQKGLAAYKDHILTSVTKNVQGAVYNLIKSVKDGKPQSGEVRYGLATDGVGLATSNPTYSSMTEMVAAVDQAKKDIVDGKITVKTAP; from the coding sequence TTGCGCCGGATCACCAGGATCACGACCGTGGGCATCGCCTCCGCGGCGCTCGCCCTGTCCGCCACCGCGTGTGGCAAGTCGTCGACGGACTCGGGCTCCAGCTCGAGCTCCAGCGCGGGTGCCACCAAGGTCGCCATCGCCTACGACATCGGCGGCCGCGGCGACCAGTCCTTCAACGACGCCGCCTACGCGGGCCTGAAGCAGGCCGAGGACGACCTGGGCGTCAAGGGCTCCGAGGCCGAGCCGTCCGCCGGTGAGGGCGACGCCGACAAGGTGCAGCGCCTGACCGCGCTGGCCCGCGCCGGGAACAACCCGGTCATCGGTGTCGGCTTCGCCTACGCCCCGGCCATCGAGAAGGTCGCCAAGCAGTTCCCGAAGACGACCTTCGGCCTCATCGACGACACGTCGAAGACCGGCCCGAACATCGCCAACCTCGTCTTCAACGAGGAGCAGGGCTCCTACCTGGCCGGCGTCGCCGCCGCCAAGGCGTCCAAGACCGGCACGGTCGGCTTCATCGGCGGTGTCGAGGTTCCGCTGATCAAGAAGTTCGAGGCGGGCTTCACCCAGGGCGTCAAGGCCACCAACCCCAAGGCGAAGGTGCTCACCCAGTACCTGACCCAGCCGCCGAACTTCGACGGCTTCTCGAAGCCCGACCTCGGCAAGGCCGCCGCGCAGGGCCAGCTCGACAAGGGCGCCGACGTGATCTACGCGGCCGCCGGTCTCGCCGGCTCCGGCGCGATCGAGGCCACCGCCAAGGCCGGCAAGTGGGCCATCGGCGTGGACTCGGACCAGTACAACCAGAAGGGTCTGGCCGCCTACAAGGACCACATCCTCACCTCGGTCACCAAGAACGTCCAGGGCGCCGTCTACAACCTGATCAAGTCGGTCAAGGACGGCAAGCCGCAGTCCGGCGAGGTCCGCTACGGCCTCGCGACGGACGGCGTCGGCCTCGCCACCTCGAACCCGACCTACTCGAGCATGACCGAGATGGTCGCCGCCGTGGACCAGGCGAAGAAGGACATCGTCGACGGCAAGATCACCGTCAAGACCGCGCCGTAA
- a CDS encoding Uma2 family endonuclease, giving the protein MSALPVDPAPGPHWDELVRFWEESDWPEGSKVEIIDGIIVVTPPPGAPHNRIVEKVHRRLYTVVPEDWCVYETQGVAHPARGRLYVPDLVVIPERVMAELEGGESAPLTAAELVVEVTSLSNASYDRLNKAAAYAEAKVPLYLLIDRFGPGGPTVTLYGEPSDVYQELQKVRFGEEIHLPAPFDLTIDTSVFPFG; this is encoded by the coding sequence ATGAGTGCACTCCCCGTCGATCCCGCTCCGGGCCCGCACTGGGACGAGCTCGTCCGCTTCTGGGAGGAGTCGGACTGGCCCGAGGGCAGCAAGGTGGAGATCATCGATGGGATCATTGTCGTGACACCACCGCCCGGCGCGCCGCACAACCGTATCGTCGAGAAGGTCCATCGCCGGCTGTACACCGTGGTCCCGGAGGACTGGTGTGTCTACGAGACGCAGGGGGTCGCCCATCCTGCGCGGGGCCGCCTCTATGTCCCCGACCTCGTCGTCATCCCGGAACGGGTCATGGCCGAGTTGGAAGGCGGCGAATCTGCACCACTCACCGCAGCCGAACTGGTCGTCGAGGTCACGTCGCTGTCCAACGCGAGCTACGACAGGCTGAACAAGGCGGCTGCATACGCGGAGGCGAAGGTGCCGCTCTACCTCCTCATCGACCGCTTCGGACCCGGGGGCCCGACCGTCACGCTCTACGGCGAGCCGAGCGACGTCTATCAGGAGCTCCAGAAAGTGAGGTTCGGAGAGGAGATCCACCTCCCCGCCCCCTTCGACCTCACGATCGACACCAGCGTGTTCCCGTTCGGCTGA
- a CDS encoding ABC transporter permease, giving the protein MSTGTVAKPSAAPKKAGGRRKLTWPWILLLVAAGLVLFSMVRVISGADDLTSVGQVSGALQLAVPIGMAGLGGLWSERAGVVNIGLEGMMVLGTWFGAWAGYQWGPWTGVVVGILGGALGGLLHAIITVTFNVNHIVSGVAINILAVGFTQYLSNFTFAEAEGGSSKQSPRIDPITDITIPGLSDWLMDLQQKHWFLISDIAGLLGGLVTNLSLLTVVAILLIPATWWVLWRTAFGLRLRSCGENPVAAESLGVNVYKYKYIAVAISGGLAGLGGAFLAIVSTGIYQEGQTGGRGYIGLAAMIFGNWMPGGMAMGAGLFGFTDSLKLRGGAENVHALLLLVAALLVVAFLWQLWKKKYVSAGIAAAFSVAFFLWYAFTDEVPSQFVDAAPYITTLLVLALSAQRLRMPKADGLPYRKGQGK; this is encoded by the coding sequence ATGAGCACCGGCACCGTTGCCAAGCCGAGCGCCGCGCCCAAGAAGGCGGGCGGCCGCCGCAAGCTGACCTGGCCCTGGATCCTGCTGCTCGTCGCGGCCGGTCTGGTCCTCTTCTCGATGGTCCGCGTCATCTCCGGGGCCGACGACCTCACCTCGGTCGGCCAGGTCTCCGGCGCGCTCCAGCTCGCCGTGCCGATCGGCATGGCCGGTCTCGGCGGTTTGTGGTCCGAGCGGGCGGGCGTCGTCAACATCGGTCTCGAAGGCATGATGGTCCTCGGCACCTGGTTCGGCGCCTGGGCCGGCTACCAGTGGGGCCCGTGGACGGGTGTCGTCGTCGGCATCCTCGGCGGTGCGCTCGGCGGTCTGCTGCACGCGATCATCACCGTCACGTTCAACGTGAACCACATCGTCTCCGGTGTCGCCATCAACATCCTGGCGGTCGGCTTCACCCAGTACCTGTCGAACTTCACGTTCGCCGAGGCCGAGGGCGGCTCCTCCAAGCAGTCCCCGCGCATCGACCCGATCACCGACATCACCATCCCGGGGCTCTCGGACTGGCTGATGGACCTCCAGCAGAAGCACTGGTTCCTGATCTCCGACATCGCCGGTCTGCTCGGCGGTCTGGTCACCAACCTGTCGCTGCTCACCGTGGTCGCCATCCTGCTGATCCCGGCCACCTGGTGGGTGCTGTGGCGTACGGCCTTCGGCCTGCGGCTGCGCTCCTGCGGCGAGAACCCGGTCGCGGCCGAGTCCCTCGGCGTCAACGTCTACAAGTACAAGTACATCGCCGTGGCGATCTCCGGCGGCCTCGCGGGCCTCGGCGGCGCGTTCCTGGCGATCGTCTCCACCGGCATCTACCAGGAGGGCCAGACCGGCGGCCGCGGTTACATCGGTCTCGCCGCGATGATCTTCGGCAACTGGATGCCGGGCGGCATGGCCATGGGCGCCGGCCTGTTCGGCTTCACCGACAGCCTCAAGCTGCGCGGCGGCGCCGAGAACGTGCACGCGCTGCTGCTGCTGGTCGCGGCGCTGCTCGTGGTCGCCTTCCTGTGGCAGCTGTGGAAGAAGAAGTACGTGTCGGCCGGCATCGCCGCCGCCTTCTCGGTCGCCTTCTTCCTCTGGTACGCGTTCACCGACGAGGTCCCCAGCCAGTTCGTCGACGCCGCCCCGTACATCACCACGCTGCTCGTGCTGGCCCTGTCGGCGCAGCGGCTGCGGATGCCGAAGGCCGACGGTCTGCCGTACCGGAAGGGCCAGGGCAAGTGA
- a CDS encoding STAS domain-containing protein, whose amino-acid sequence MDTSPTSPTIEVRLTGRPAPDDVGRLCALLEAAEPSLVICDIGGLGRVGLGAVDALARLRLTARRCGHRLEFRGAGPELRDVLGLVGLGDLL is encoded by the coding sequence GTGGACACCTCTCCGACCTCTCCGACCATCGAAGTACGGCTCACCGGGCGGCCCGCCCCGGACGACGTCGGGCGCCTCTGCGCGCTGCTCGAAGCGGCGGAGCCGAGCCTTGTCATATGCGACATCGGCGGGCTCGGCCGCGTCGGGCTCGGCGCCGTAGATGCCCTCGCCCGGCTGCGGCTGACCGCGCGGCGGTGCGGGCACCGGCTGGAGTTCCGGGGGGCCGGGCCCGAGCTGAGGGATGTGCTGGGGCTCGTCGGGCTCGGGGACCTGTTGTGA
- a CDS encoding cytidine deaminase encodes MTTPPPGADWDLLRKVAREAMSHAYAPYSGFPVGAAALVDDGRVVSGCNVENASFGLGLCAECGLVSQLQATGGGRLTHFVCVDGSGGPLVPCGRCRQLLYEFGGAELVLETPAGFVTLAEMLPQAFGPDHLAK; translated from the coding sequence GTGACGACGCCCCCGCCCGGCGCCGACTGGGACCTCCTTCGCAAGGTCGCTCGCGAGGCGATGTCCCACGCCTACGCCCCGTACTCCGGCTTCCCGGTGGGGGCGGCGGCGCTGGTCGACGACGGGCGGGTGGTCTCCGGCTGCAACGTGGAGAACGCCTCGTTCGGCCTCGGCCTGTGCGCCGAGTGCGGGCTCGTCTCGCAGCTCCAGGCGACCGGCGGCGGCCGGCTCACGCACTTCGTGTGCGTGGACGGCAGCGGCGGCCCGCTGGTGCCGTGCGGCCGGTGCCGGCAGCTGTTGTACGAGTTCGGGGGCGCCGAACTCGTCCTGGAGACGCCCGCCGGGTTCGTCACCCTGGCGGAGATGCTCCCGCAGGCGTTCGGCCCGGACCACCTGGCGAAGTAA
- a CDS encoding N-acetylneuraminate synthase family protein: MNSRLRTLGTKTAGPGQSVYVCGEIGINHNGDLDNAFKLIDVAAEAGCDAVKFQKRTPEICTPRDQWDIERDTPWGRMTYIDYRHRVEFGEDEYRAIDEHCKKRGIEWFASPWDTEAVAFLEKFDVPAHKVASASLTDDELLRELRATGRTVILSTGMSTPKQIRHAVEVLGSDNILLCHATSTYPAKAEELNLRVIQTLQEEYPNVPIGYSGHETGLQTTLAAVALGATFVERHITLDRAMWGSDQAASVEPQGLQRLVRDIRTIETALGDGVKKVYESELGPMKKLRRVPGVVAA, translated from the coding sequence ATGAACTCCCGTCTGCGCACCCTCGGCACCAAGACCGCCGGCCCGGGCCAGTCCGTCTACGTCTGCGGCGAGATCGGCATCAACCACAACGGCGACCTCGACAACGCCTTCAAGCTCATCGACGTGGCCGCCGAGGCGGGCTGTGACGCCGTGAAGTTCCAGAAGCGCACCCCGGAGATCTGCACCCCGCGCGACCAGTGGGACATCGAGCGCGACACCCCGTGGGGCCGGATGACCTACATCGACTACCGCCACCGCGTGGAGTTCGGCGAGGACGAGTACCGCGCCATCGACGAGCACTGCAAGAAGCGCGGCATCGAGTGGTTCGCCTCGCCGTGGGACACCGAGGCCGTCGCCTTCCTGGAGAAGTTCGACGTCCCCGCCCACAAGGTGGCCTCCGCCTCCCTCACCGACGACGAGCTGCTCCGCGAGCTGCGCGCCACCGGCCGCACGGTGATCCTCTCCACCGGCATGTCCACCCCGAAGCAGATCCGCCACGCGGTCGAGGTCCTGGGCAGCGACAACATCCTGCTCTGCCACGCCACCTCCACCTACCCGGCCAAGGCCGAGGAGCTCAACCTGCGCGTCATCCAGACGCTCCAGGAGGAGTACCCGAACGTCCCGATCGGCTACTCCGGCCACGAGACCGGCCTCCAGACCACCCTCGCCGCGGTCGCCCTCGGCGCCACCTTCGTCGAGCGCCACATCACCCTCGACCGCGCCATGTGGGGCTCCGACCAGGCCGCCTCCGTCGAGCCCCAGGGCCTCCAGCGCCTGGTCCGCGACATCCGCACCATCGAGACCGCGCTCGGCGACGGCGTCAAGAAGGTCTACGAGTCGGAGCTCGGCCCGATGAAGAAGCTCCGCCGGGTCCCGGGCGTCGTCGCCGCATGA